In Pseudomonas sp. P5_109, the genomic window GGTACGAACCGGCGTAAGGGTCGCGGTGACGCACCAGCCTGGAGCCAGGAGGCAGTTCGGCGAACATTGCCGCCTTGATCGAGCCAATGCCCTGCACCAGTTCGGTGGTGCGCGGGCAAAGCTTCATGGCCGACGGATGGCTATCGCCGTACCACTTGAGATAGAAGCGCTTCCAACCGGTCTTGAAAAACGAGTTGAAACCGACATCATCGAATTGGTTCGAGCGCTTGATCTCGCCGGCCCGAAGCAAATTCTGGCCTTCGGCACGAATTTCTTGCCAATGCGCCCGCAGTGGGCTCAGGTCGGGGAAGTCGGCCGGGTCGAGATAGGCTTTGTTGGGGATTTTCGAAAACAGATAAAGAAAGCAGTTGATCGGCGCCAGAAACGTCGAGTGATCACTCAACTGGCGACCCAACTTATGGCGCACTTGGCCACGCAGATGGACATACGCGATAGAGACAAGGTAGATAACGGCAATGATCAGTTTCACGGAAATCGTCACACGTCAGAAGTAAACACACTGCGCCCTCCCGGGTCTTGTGCAGCGACTGATTACGAAACAGCGGCCCCCTAGTGCCTTCGAGCCTTGCCGATGGTCGGTGTCCGGCTGACGGACGACATTTTAGCCACGGTTTGTAACCAATAGTTAACCTGTAACTGTGACAATGTGTCCACAAAATCCGTCGGAACCTTGCTCTGGCCTCAACGCTCTATCGCTTGAAGAGCCAGACCAGTACAATCGCCGCCAAACTTTACGCGCCCCCAGGTTGAGAGCGGGAAAAATCCCCTTTCAGCGCACGTTGACTCGGGCCAAGCGCGCCACATGCTGCTGTCCACTTAATGCCAGATGGATCTTCCACTGCCGATCGGGATGAACGTCCCGGGGTCCGATCAGTGGAAACGGGTACTGAACCGGTACTGCCGCAACCCTAGCTACTCTGAATGCTTCGCAGGAAAAACCTTTGATTTCTACAGCTAACATCACGATGCAGTTCGGCGCCAAGCCGCTCTTCGAAAACGTTTCGGTCAAGTTCAACGGTGGCAACCGTTACGGCCTGATCGGCGCCAACGGTTGCGGCAAGTCGACCTTCATGAAGATTCTCGGCAACGACCTCGAGCCGTCCGGCGGTCAGGTCATGCTGGAGCCGAACGTGCGCCTGGGTAAATTGCGCCAGGACCAGTTCGCCTACGAAGAATTCACCGTGATCGACACCGTGATCATGGGTCACGAAGAACTGTGGAAGGTCAAGGCCGAGCGCGACCGCATCTATTCGCTGCCGGAAATGAGCGAAGAAGACGGCATGGCCGTGGCCGAGCTGGAAACCGAATTCGCCGAAATGGACGGCTACACCGCCGAATCCCGCGCCGGTGAACTGCTGCTGGGCCTGGGTATTCCCCTGGAGCAGCATTTCGGTCCGATGTCCGAAGTGGCTCCGGGCTGGAAACTGCGGGTGTTGCTGGCTCAGGCGCTGTTCTCCGATCCGGAAGTGCTGTTGCTCGACGAACCGACCAACCACCTGGACATCAACACCATCCGCTGGCTGGAAACGATCCTCAAGGCGCGTAACAGCACCATGATCATCATTTCCCACGACCGTCACTTCCTCAACAGCGTCTGCACTCACATGGCTGACCTGGACTACGGCGAGTTGCGTCTGTTCCCGGGCAACTACGACGAGTACATGACCGCGGCGACTCAGTCCCGTGAGCAATTGCTGTCGGACAACGCCAAGAAGAAAGCCCAGATCTCGGAACTGCAAACGTTCGTCAGCCGCTTCTCGGCCAACGCCTCGAAAGCCAAGCAGGCCACTTCCCGTGCCAAGCAGATCGACAAGATCCAGCTGGCCGAGGTCAAGCCATCGAGCCGCGTGAGCCCGTTCATCCGTTTCGAACAGACCAAGAAGTTGCACCGCCAGGCCGTGACCATCGAGCAGATGTCCAAGGGCTTCGACGGCAAGACCCTGTTCAAGAACTTCAGCTTCACCGTCGAAGCCGGCGAGCGCGTAGCGATCATCGGCCCGAACGGTATCGGCAAGACCACCCTGCTGCGCACCTTGATGGGTGAGCTGACCCCGGACGCCGGTTCCGTGAAATGGACCGAAAGCGCGGAGCTGGGCTACTACGCCCAGGACCACGCCCATGACTTCGAAGACGACGTCAGCCTGTTCGATTGGATGGGCCAGTGGACTCAGGGCGAGCAGGTCATTCGCGGCACCCTGGGCCGCATGCTGTTCTCCAACGACGAGATCCTCAAGTCGGTCAAGGTCATCTCCGGTGGTGAGCAAGGCCGCATGCTGTTCGGCAAGCTGATCCTGCAAAAGCCGAACGTACTGGTGATGGACGAACCGACCAACCACCTGGACATGGAATCGATCGAAGCGCTGAACCTGGCGCTGGAAAACTATCCGGGCACGCTGATCTTCGTCAGCCACGACCGTGAGTTCGTATCGTCCCTGGCCACCCGCATCATCGAGTTGAGCCCGAACGGCGTGACCGACTTCAGTGGCACCTACGACGACTACCTGCGTAGCCAGGGTGTGGTGTTCTAAAACAACCTCGCTGCACTTGTAGGAGCGAGCTCGCTCGCGATGGACGACAACGATAACGCGTGCAACCTGAATGAACGCGTTATCCAGACGTTTTTCGCGAGCGATCGAGCGTCGACCGGCTGCTCCTACAGTCGGGTTGCCCCTGAAATATCGTTAGCCTGCTTCCTTTTATCCCAACGCCGCGCCATGATGCAGTTCTCCCACCGCCGCCCGCGAACGAGCCCTCATGTCTGCGCCGCAAGCTGCCCCGCAAAGCTCCATGGCGATCACCTTGCAGATCGTCTCTATCGTTTTCTACACCTTCATTGCCTTCCTCTGCATCGGTTTGCCGATTGCGGTATTGCCGGGTTATGTCCACGAACAGCTCGGGTTCAGCGCCGTCGTGGCCGGGCTGACCATCGGCTCGCAATACCTCGCTACCCTGCTCAGCCGGCCCATGGCCGGGCGGATGTCGGACAGCGTCGGCACCAAGCGCGCAATCATCTATGGCCTGTCGGGGATTGTGCTCAGTGGCGTGCTGACCTTGCTCTCGACCCTGTTGCAAGACATTCCCTTGCTCAGCCTGCTGATTTTGATCGCAGGGCGCTTGCTGCTGGGGATTGCCCAAGGCTTGATCGGCGTCGGCACCATCAGTTGGTGCATGGGCCAGGTTGGCGCCGAGCACACTGCGCGCTCGATATCCTGGAACGGCATCGCCTCTTATGGGGCGATTGCCATTGGTGCGCCGCTGGGCGTGGTGATGGTGCAACAACTCGGCTTCGCCAGCCTGGGCATCGTCCTGTCGCTGCTGGCCCTGGCCGCACTGATGCTGATTCGCAACAAGCCCTCGGTACCCGTGGTACGCGGTGAGCGCCTGCCGTTCTGGGCGGTATTCGGGCGCATTGCGCCGTTTGGCGCGAGCCTGAGCCTGGCATCCATTGGCTACGGCACGCTGACGACCTTTATCACCCTGTATTACGTCAATCGCGGCTGGACCGGCGCGGCCTACTGCCTGACCGTGTTTGGCGTGTGTTTCATTCTATCGCGGCTACTGTTCATTTCCGCCATCAGCCGTTTCGGCGGGTTCACCTCGGCCATTGCCTGCATGTGCATCGAGACGGTTGGCCTGGTGTTGCTGTGGCTGGCTCCTTCGACCGGGTATGCGCTCATTGGCGCCGGCCTGACCGGGTTCGGTCTGTCCCTGGTGTACCCGGCGCTGGGTGTCGAAGCCATTAAACAGGTGCCTAACTCCAGCCGGGGCGCGGGCTTGAGTGCTTATGCGGTGTTTTTCGACCTGGCGCTGGCAATCGCCGGCCCGTTGATGGGTGCAGTGGCGTTGAACCTGGGTTACGGGTGGATTTTCTTCTGTGCGGCGTTGTTGTCGGTGACAGGTTTGGGCCTGACGTTGCTGCTCAAGCGCCGCGCAATGGTGTAGGAGCGAGCTTGCTCGCGATAGCGGTCTGACGGTAACTAATGTGGCGCAGGTGCCACCGCCTTCGCGAGCAAGCCCGCTCCCACAGGATATCTGGCGCATTACTGATCGGCGGTCTGCATCCCGGCGCGGGTCGCCCTGCCCAAAGTACGCGAAAAGAAACTTCCGGCTTCAGAGATCAAATTGCGGTGAATGTCTTGCCGGTCGACACCATCGGCATCGGTACACAACGCGGGCATGATCGCAATCTGCTCGTCATTGCACGGCGCCATGAATACGAAGTGCCCTGCCCCGGCCAGTAACTTGAAGTCCGGCGCTGTCGGCAGTTTGCGCGCCAGGGCTGCGGCGTTCTTGTCGACCGCCACCAGTTTGTCGCCATCGCCGCTGTAAAGCAGCACCGGCACATGCACATCGGCCAAGGTGTGACGGCCGAACTTCAGGCTCAGCGGCGCCATCAGCATCAAGGCATGGACACGCGGATCGGCCACCGGTTGCAGGTCGTCGCGGTCGACAATCAGTTCGCCCTGGGTGTTGCAGGCATCGCGGTCATCCGGACGCTCCTGGCAATAACGGCGCAGGCGATCCAGGTCCGGTGTCGCGCCGGACAGAATCAATGCGGTCTCGCCACCGGCCGAATAGCCAATGACCCCCACCTGATTGGCATTGACGAAAGGCGACAGCATGCGGTCGCCCAAAGTCGCGGTTATGGCTTCGGAAATCTGGATCGGTCGACCATACAGGTTACTCAAAGTACCGAGGCGGCTGTGGTCCCTGGAGTTGTCACCCGGGTGGATCACTGCCACCACGACAAAGCCCTTGCGTGCCAGAGAGGTGGCGAGGTCGTGCAACGCCAGTGGCGTGCCGGTGTTCCCGTGGGACAGCATCAGCATGGGGAAGCGGCCAATGGCGACCTTGGTGTCCTCCCCGGCTTCGACGGTGTAACCCTCGAGTTTGCTGGTGTGCTCCCAGTCACTGGAAGGATAGAAGGCGATGGCGCGCATCGGCTGCAGGTCCAGCGGATCGAGAAAGGTCATCTCATGGAAGCCGACGCTCCAGTGAGGATGCGGCGCAGGCGCGGCGTGCACTGTATTCAGGCTGCTGAGCAGGCAAATCAGTAAAGTTGCACAAAG contains:
- the lpxO gene encoding lipid A hydroxylase LpxO, whose product is MKLIIAVIYLVSIAYVHLRGQVRHKLGRQLSDHSTFLAPINCFLYLFSKIPNKAYLDPADFPDLSPLRAHWQEIRAEGQNLLRAGEIKRSNQFDDVGFNSFFKTGWKRFYLKWYGDSHPSAMKLCPRTTELVQGIGSIKAAMFAELPPGSRLVRHRDPYAGSYRYHLGLETPNDAGCYINVDGQDYHWRDGEAVMFDETYIHYAENTTPHNRIILFCDVERPMKYRWAAAFNRWFSRNVMSAAGAPNEAGDRTGGLNRLFGKVYKVRLRGKELKKRNRKLYYLQKWSVFAGLLAVFILI
- a CDS encoding alpha/beta hydrolase family protein, with the translated sequence MVRLCATLLICLLSSLNTVHAAPAPHPHWSVGFHEMTFLDPLDLQPMRAIAFYPSSDWEHTSKLEGYTVEAGEDTKVAIGRFPMLMLSHGNTGTPLALHDLATSLARKGFVVVAVIHPGDNSRDHSRLGTLSNLYGRPIQISEAITATLGDRMLSPFVNANQVGVIGYSAGGETALILSGATPDLDRLRRYCQERPDDRDACNTQGELIVDRDDLQPVADPRVHALMLMAPLSLKFGRHTLADVHVPVLLYSGDGDKLVAVDKNAAALARKLPTAPDFKLLAGAGHFVFMAPCNDEQIAIMPALCTDADGVDRQDIHRNLISEAGSFFSRTLGRATRAGMQTADQ
- a CDS encoding ABC-F family ATPase, producing the protein MISTANITMQFGAKPLFENVSVKFNGGNRYGLIGANGCGKSTFMKILGNDLEPSGGQVMLEPNVRLGKLRQDQFAYEEFTVIDTVIMGHEELWKVKAERDRIYSLPEMSEEDGMAVAELETEFAEMDGYTAESRAGELLLGLGIPLEQHFGPMSEVAPGWKLRVLLAQALFSDPEVLLLDEPTNHLDINTIRWLETILKARNSTMIIISHDRHFLNSVCTHMADLDYGELRLFPGNYDEYMTAATQSREQLLSDNAKKKAQISELQTFVSRFSANASKAKQATSRAKQIDKIQLAEVKPSSRVSPFIRFEQTKKLHRQAVTIEQMSKGFDGKTLFKNFSFTVEAGERVAIIGPNGIGKTTLLRTLMGELTPDAGSVKWTESAELGYYAQDHAHDFEDDVSLFDWMGQWTQGEQVIRGTLGRMLFSNDEILKSVKVISGGEQGRMLFGKLILQKPNVLVMDEPTNHLDMESIEALNLALENYPGTLIFVSHDREFVSSLATRIIELSPNGVTDFSGTYDDYLRSQGVVF
- a CDS encoding MFS transporter, whose translation is MSAPQAAPQSSMAITLQIVSIVFYTFIAFLCIGLPIAVLPGYVHEQLGFSAVVAGLTIGSQYLATLLSRPMAGRMSDSVGTKRAIIYGLSGIVLSGVLTLLSTLLQDIPLLSLLILIAGRLLLGIAQGLIGVGTISWCMGQVGAEHTARSISWNGIASYGAIAIGAPLGVVMVQQLGFASLGIVLSLLALAALMLIRNKPSVPVVRGERLPFWAVFGRIAPFGASLSLASIGYGTLTTFITLYYVNRGWTGAAYCLTVFGVCFILSRLLFISAISRFGGFTSAIACMCIETVGLVLLWLAPSTGYALIGAGLTGFGLSLVYPALGVEAIKQVPNSSRGAGLSAYAVFFDLALAIAGPLMGAVALNLGYGWIFFCAALLSVTGLGLTLLLKRRAMV